The following are encoded together in the Streptomyces flavofungini genome:
- a CDS encoding DUF4442 domain-containing protein translates to MSADQMSIGEMLAATVPMAKTLNLTFGETTPERAVVVLPDQSEYHNHVGGPHAGAMFTLGESASGAIVLAAFGAQLSRAVPLAVRADIAYKKLAMGTVTATATLGRPVADVVAELDAGQRPEFPVAIAITREDGAVTGEMTVVWTLRPNEPK, encoded by the coding sequence ATGAGCGCAGACCAGATGTCGATCGGCGAGATGCTCGCCGCCACCGTCCCGATGGCCAAGACCCTGAACCTCACGTTCGGCGAGACCACGCCCGAGCGGGCTGTGGTCGTGCTTCCGGATCAGAGCGAGTACCACAACCACGTGGGCGGACCGCACGCCGGAGCCATGTTCACGCTGGGCGAGTCCGCGAGCGGCGCCATCGTGCTCGCCGCCTTCGGGGCGCAGCTCTCGCGGGCCGTGCCGCTCGCGGTGCGCGCCGACATCGCGTACAAGAAGCTCGCGATGGGGACGGTCACGGCCACCGCCACGCTCGGCCGCCCGGTCGCCGACGTGGTCGCCGAACTGGACGCGGGGCAGCGCCCGGAGTTCCCGGTCGCGATCGCCATCACGCGCGAGGACGGCGCCGTGACCGGCGAGATGACCGTCGTGTGGACGCTCCGCCCCAACGAGCCGAAGTAG
- a CDS encoding DNA alkylation repair protein codes for MSVTVPPSSLADTVLERLAARYAEAADPVRAADMRAYMKDIAPFLGLASPVRRALHRDVLAGTPRPDEADCAAIALRCWELPEREYQYFAVDYLRRHVRRCSSGFLPVARHLVTTRPWWDTVDALAAHVVGALVAADPALKADMDAWIEDEDLWAARTALLHQLRYKHATDTGRLFAYCERQARHPDFFIRKAIGWCLREYAKTDPDAVRDFVARHREALAPLSVREALKNIGG; via the coding sequence ATGAGCGTCACAGTGCCGCCGAGTTCTCTGGCCGACACCGTGCTCGAACGGCTCGCCGCACGCTACGCGGAGGCGGCCGATCCGGTCCGGGCCGCGGACATGCGGGCGTACATGAAGGACATCGCGCCGTTCCTCGGCCTCGCCTCGCCGGTGCGGCGCGCGCTGCACCGGGACGTCCTCGCCGGGACGCCGCGCCCCGACGAGGCGGACTGCGCCGCGATCGCCCTGCGCTGCTGGGAGCTGCCGGAGCGCGAGTACCAGTACTTCGCCGTCGACTACCTGCGGCGCCACGTGCGGCGGTGCTCGTCCGGCTTCCTGCCCGTCGCCCGGCACCTGGTCACGACCCGCCCGTGGTGGGACACCGTCGACGCGCTCGCCGCGCACGTCGTGGGCGCCCTCGTCGCCGCCGACCCCGCGCTCAAGGCCGACATGGACGCCTGGATCGAGGACGAGGACCTGTGGGCGGCCAGGACCGCGCTCCTCCACCAGCTGCGCTACAAGCACGCCACCGACACCGGCCGCCTCTTCGCGTACTGCGAACGCCAGGCACGCCACCCCGACTTCTTCATCCGCAAGGCCATCGGCTGGTGCCTGCGGGAGTACGCGAAGACGGACCCCGACGCCGTACGGGACTTCGTCGCCCGGCACCGGGAGGCCCTCGCACCCCTCTCCGTGCGCGAGGCGCTGAAGAACATCGGGGGCTGA
- a CDS encoding DUF6234 family protein translates to MSLPSAPPAFDASDGAGIGRRADIATAVGLFLLEGAVLFVVFGVWLLSGVSFFPAGGTAVEPDPLDGYLVAAGAVGLFAVLAAAVAFRGRAAAIAWGQGLMAARIAAAVRGGPAYPDRTRERERPAPTSTWQGRVGCRSGGDSDD, encoded by the coding sequence ATGAGCCTGCCGAGCGCGCCACCCGCCTTCGACGCGTCCGACGGCGCCGGCATCGGTCGGCGCGCGGACATCGCCACCGCCGTCGGCCTCTTCCTGCTCGAAGGGGCCGTCCTCTTCGTGGTGTTCGGGGTGTGGCTCCTGTCGGGGGTCTCCTTCTTCCCCGCGGGCGGCACCGCAGTGGAGCCCGACCCCCTCGACGGCTACCTCGTCGCCGCCGGGGCGGTCGGGCTCTTCGCCGTCCTGGCCGCCGCCGTCGCCTTCCGCGGGCGGGCGGCGGCGATCGCGTGGGGCCAGGGGCTCATGGCGGCGCGGATCGCCGCGGCGGTGCGCGGCGGCCCGGCGTACCCGGACCGGACGCGCGAGCGGGAACGGCCCGCGCCGACGTCCACCTGGCAGGGGCGGGTGGGGTGCCGCAGCGGGGGCGACAGCGACGATTGA
- a CDS encoding TVP38/TMEM64 family protein produces the protein MLDTAAAPTPGLAVRCTRVLLSPWSRLSLLVLMLAAAGTGVLLFEPQRLLAEGWPPQVNGAAAVCAFAVAYGMCTVAFVPRPLLNLAAGALFGSQAGIPAAIAGTVLGAGVSFGLGRVLGQDALRPLLRGRWLKAADGQLSRHGFRSMLAVRLFPGVPFAAANYCAAVSRMGWLPFLLATGLGSIPNTTAYVIAGARASTPTSPAFLIAMGFIAVTGLGGAVVAWCKRHRLRGGR, from the coding sequence ATGCTCGATACCGCCGCCGCCCCGACGCCGGGCCTCGCCGTGCGCTGCACCCGGGTGCTCCTCTCACCGTGGTCGCGGCTGTCCCTGCTCGTCCTGATGCTGGCCGCGGCCGGTACGGGCGTGCTGCTCTTCGAACCGCAGCGACTGCTCGCGGAGGGCTGGCCGCCGCAGGTGAACGGGGCCGCCGCGGTGTGCGCGTTCGCGGTGGCGTACGGCATGTGCACGGTCGCGTTCGTGCCGCGGCCGCTGCTCAATCTGGCGGCGGGCGCGCTGTTCGGCTCGCAGGCGGGGATTCCCGCGGCGATCGCGGGCACGGTCCTCGGGGCCGGGGTGTCCTTCGGGCTCGGCCGGGTGCTCGGGCAGGACGCGCTGCGGCCGCTGCTGCGAGGCCGCTGGCTGAAGGCGGCCGACGGCCAGCTGAGCCGGCACGGGTTCCGCTCGATGCTGGCGGTGCGGCTCTTCCCCGGCGTGCCGTTCGCCGCCGCCAACTACTGTGCCGCCGTGTCCCGCATGGGCTGGCTGCCTTTCCTGCTCGCCACCGGCCTGGGCTCGATCCCGAACACGACAGCGTACGTCATAGCGGGCGCCCGCGCGTCGACGCCGACCTCGCCCGCGTTCCTGATCGCGATGGGTTTCATCGCGGTGACGGGTCTCGGGGGCGCGGTGGTGGCGTGGTGCAAGCGGCACCGCCTGCGGGGCGGCCGCTGA
- a CDS encoding peptidase inhibitor family I36 protein — protein MAAALLVTGSLAVANPAGAADCPSGEFCAWEHADYKGQRANWSGDDSWWESYIADEDSSWANHGISGPGIKDHVKVYSRAGQGGHMTICLTPGQEVSHNGLANDDGDSHTWAMSC, from the coding sequence ATGGCCGCGGCACTCCTGGTGACCGGAAGTCTCGCCGTCGCGAACCCGGCCGGGGCGGCCGACTGCCCCAGCGGCGAGTTCTGCGCCTGGGAGCACGCCGACTACAAAGGCCAGCGCGCCAACTGGTCCGGGGACGACAGCTGGTGGGAGAGCTACATCGCGGACGAGGACTCCTCGTGGGCCAACCACGGCATCTCGGGGCCGGGCATCAAGGACCACGTCAAGGTGTACTCGCGCGCCGGCCAGGGCGGTCACATGACCATCTGCCTGACGCCGGGACAGGAGGTCAGTCACAACGGCCTGGCCAATGACGACGGCGACTCCCACACGTGGGCCATGAGCTGCTGA
- a CDS encoding ATP-grasp domain-containing protein, whose amino-acid sequence MSGPCVALITDPTSPEGCRDYLARAVELLTGAPPRRIDSHHFAPCGTGRVHEREGSRLRLDVPDQGLEVVPDVVVLYEIPPHRRRSLTAFQRALAHHRAVTLGAGVTAWRTATEKDRTVARFRRDGIAQMDTVVLARPSAREAVAAFDGLGRDTWARPVVGTGGSDTFHVTSEAQLAEAAEYYARRRSAWLLSRDAGNITADGDRHQFRVFVLGGRVIHAREHIQPATDTPCNTCQGASATFIAPRDLPRRLTELAVAATASVGLPFAGVDLAIENGGVVFEVNVQPAFIEGELEHVAVPYVQAHLDALAQVTGSRRGRHPARGRRRGSQLHGRSPRVA is encoded by the coding sequence GTGTCCGGACCGTGCGTCGCCCTGATCACCGACCCCACGTCCCCCGAAGGCTGCCGGGACTACCTGGCCCGCGCCGTGGAACTCCTCACCGGCGCCCCGCCCCGCCGCATCGACTCCCACCACTTCGCCCCGTGCGGCACCGGCCGCGTCCATGAGCGCGAAGGGAGTCGCTTACGCCTCGACGTGCCCGACCAGGGCCTGGAGGTGGTGCCCGACGTGGTGGTGCTGTACGAGATCCCGCCGCACCGGCGCCGCTCCCTCACCGCGTTCCAGCGCGCCCTCGCCCACCATCGGGCGGTGACCCTGGGCGCCGGGGTGACGGCGTGGCGTACGGCCACCGAGAAGGACCGCACGGTCGCCCGCTTCCGGCGGGACGGCATCGCGCAGATGGACACGGTCGTCCTGGCGCGGCCGAGCGCGCGCGAGGCGGTCGCAGCCTTCGACGGCCTCGGCCGCGACACCTGGGCCCGGCCCGTCGTCGGCACCGGCGGCAGCGACACCTTCCACGTCACCTCGGAGGCGCAACTGGCCGAGGCGGCCGAGTACTACGCGCGTCGGCGCAGCGCCTGGCTGCTCTCGCGCGACGCGGGCAACATCACCGCCGACGGCGACCGGCACCAGTTCCGCGTGTTCGTCCTGGGCGGCCGCGTCATCCACGCCCGCGAGCACATCCAGCCCGCGACGGACACCCCCTGCAACACCTGTCAGGGGGCCAGCGCCACCTTCATCGCCCCGCGCGACCTGCCGCGCCGCCTCACCGAACTGGCCGTCGCCGCCACCGCGTCGGTCGGGCTGCCCTTCGCCGGGGTCGACCTGGCCATCGAGAACGGCGGGGTCGTCTTCGAGGTCAACGTCCAGCCCGCCTTCATCGAGGGCGAGTTGGAGCACGTGGCCGTCCCGTACGTCCAGGCCCACCTCGACGCGCTCGCCCAGGTGACGGGGAGCCGCCGGGGCCGCCATCCCGCCCGGGGCAGGCGGCGGGGCAGCCAGCTGCACGGGCGCTCGCCGCGGGTCGCGTAA
- a CDS encoding undecaprenyl-diphosphate phosphatase, with amino-acid sequence MSWLESFILGLVQGLTEFLPISSSAHLRLTAAFAGWHDPGAAFTAITQIGTETAVLIYFRKDIGRIVSAWFGSLIGKVPRSDHDAQMGWLVIVGSIPIGVLGVTLKDQIEGPFRDLRLIATTLIVMGIVLGVADRLAARDETGGKHRAVRERKSLKDLGVRDGLIYGVCQAMALIPGVSRSGATISGGLLMGYTRESAARYSFLLAIPAVLASGAYELKDAGEGHVSWGPTIFATIVAFVVGYAVIAWFMKFITTKSFMPFVYYRILLGIVLFVLVGVGELSPHAGESGD; translated from the coding sequence ATGTCTTGGCTCGAATCGTTCATTCTCGGACTCGTCCAGGGACTGACCGAGTTCCTTCCGATCTCATCCAGCGCTCATCTGCGACTGACCGCGGCGTTCGCGGGCTGGCACGACCCGGGTGCCGCCTTCACCGCGATCACCCAGATCGGCACGGAGACCGCGGTCCTGATCTACTTCCGCAAGGACATCGGGCGGATCGTCAGCGCCTGGTTCGGCTCGCTGATCGGCAAGGTGCCGCGCTCGGACCACGACGCGCAGATGGGCTGGCTGGTGATCGTCGGCTCGATCCCGATCGGCGTCCTCGGCGTCACGCTCAAGGACCAGATCGAGGGCCCGTTCCGCGATCTGCGCCTGATCGCCACGACCCTCATCGTCATGGGCATCGTCCTCGGCGTCGCCGACCGCCTGGCGGCCCGCGACGAGACCGGCGGCAAGCACCGCGCCGTACGCGAACGCAAGAGCCTCAAGGATCTGGGCGTCAGGGACGGCCTGATCTACGGCGTCTGCCAGGCCATGGCCCTCATCCCCGGCGTCTCCCGCTCCGGCGCCACGATCAGCGGCGGCCTCCTCATGGGCTACACCCGCGAGAGCGCGGCCCGCTACTCCTTCCTCCTCGCCATCCCCGCCGTCCTCGCCTCGGGCGCCTACGAACTCAAGGACGCGGGCGAGGGCCACGTCTCCTGGGGGCCGACGATCTTCGCCACGATCGTCGCCTTCGTGGTCGGATACGCGGTGATCGCGTGGTTCATGAAGTTCATCACCACGAAGTCCTTCATGCCGTTCGTCTACTACCGCATCCTGCTCGGCATCGTGCTGTTTGTGCTGGTCGGAGTGGGTGAGCTCAGTCCGCACGCGGGCGAATCCGGGGACTAG
- the tuf gene encoding elongation factor Tu, with the protein MSKKAYVRTKPHLNIGTMGHVDHGKTTLTAAITKVLSERGTGTFVPFDRIDRAPEEAQRGITINIAHVEYETDTRHYAHVDMPGHADYVKNMVTGAAQLDGAILVVSALDGIMPQTAEHVLLARQVGVDHIVVALNKADAGDPELTDLVELEVRELLSAHGYGGYSGDTVPVVRVSGLKALAGDPRWTASIEALLDAVDTYVPMPERYVDAPFLLPVENVLTITGRGTVVTGAVERGTVRVGDRVQVLGTDGDTETVVTGLETFGKPMDSAQAGDNVALLLRGMPRDGVRRGHVVAAPGSLSPSRRFTAQVYVLSTREGGRSTPVSTGYRPQFYIRTADVVGDIDLGEAAVARPGDTVTLTVELGREVPLEPGLGFAIREGGRTVGAGTVTEVG; encoded by the coding sequence ATGTCCAAGAAGGCTTACGTCCGCACCAAGCCTCACCTCAACATCGGCACGATGGGCCACGTCGACCACGGCAAGACCACCCTGACCGCCGCCATCACCAAGGTCCTCAGCGAGCGCGGCACCGGCACGTTCGTGCCCTTCGACCGCATCGACCGGGCTCCTGAGGAGGCGCAGCGCGGCATCACCATCAACATCGCGCACGTCGAGTACGAGACCGACACCCGGCACTACGCCCACGTCGACATGCCCGGCCACGCCGACTACGTGAAGAACATGGTCACGGGCGCCGCGCAGCTCGACGGCGCGATCCTCGTCGTGTCCGCGCTCGACGGCATCATGCCGCAGACCGCCGAGCACGTGCTGCTCGCCCGGCAGGTCGGCGTCGACCACATCGTCGTGGCCCTGAACAAGGCGGACGCGGGCGACCCGGAGCTGACCGACCTGGTCGAGCTGGAGGTCCGCGAGCTGTTGTCCGCGCACGGGTACGGCGGGTACAGCGGGGACACCGTGCCCGTGGTCCGGGTCTCCGGGCTCAAGGCCCTCGCGGGCGACCCGCGGTGGACGGCGTCGATCGAGGCGCTGCTCGACGCGGTGGACACCTACGTCCCGATGCCCGAGCGGTACGTCGACGCGCCGTTCCTGCTCCCGGTCGAGAACGTCCTCACCATCACCGGCCGGGGCACCGTCGTCACCGGCGCCGTCGAGCGCGGCACCGTCCGCGTCGGCGACCGGGTGCAGGTGCTCGGCACCGACGGCGACACCGAGACGGTCGTCACCGGCCTGGAGACCTTCGGCAAGCCGATGGACTCCGCGCAGGCCGGTGACAACGTCGCGCTGCTCCTGCGCGGCATGCCACGCGACGGCGTCCGCCGCGGCCATGTGGTCGCGGCGCCGGGCAGCCTCAGTCCGAGCCGCCGCTTCACCGCGCAGGTGTACGTCCTCTCCACCCGTGAGGGCGGCCGCAGCACTCCGGTGTCCACGGGGTACCGCCCGCAGTTCTACATCCGCACCGCGGACGTGGTCGGGGACATCGACCTCGGCGAGGCGGCCGTCGCCCGGCCCGGCGACACGGTGACGTTGACCGTGGAGCTGGGCCGCGAGGTCCCCCTGGAGCCGGGGCTCGGGTTCGCCATCCGCGAGGGCGGGCGGACCGTGGGCGCGGGCACGGTCACGGAGGTCGGCTGA
- a CDS encoding MFS transporter, protein MVISPAPSRRPSWASRNYTLLTAAAIITNLGGHGALIAAAFAVLDSGGDGGDVGLVAAARTLPLVLFLLVGGAVADRLPRHHVMVAANALNCVSQAAFAAVVLAGDPQLWQMMLLTALGGTGQAFFGPASEGMLLSSVTGEQAGRAFALYRMAMQGAGLGGAALGGLLVAVIGPGWVLAVDAVAFAAAGALRVFLDVGHIPRRAPGGGLLADLRDGWREFVGRPWLWSIVAQFSVVVAVVGAAESVFGPLVAEDELGGAGPWGLALGAFGAGTVGGALLMMRWKPRRLLLAGTLCVFPLAAPSAALAVPLPVAGLAAVMFVSGVAIEVFGVSWMTAMHQEIPEEKLSRVAAYDWFGSVAMVPLATALAGPAEQTFGRSNSLWGCAILVVVVTAAVLLVPDVRNLTRRTNAVVAAQAPAAEAATSVPVPSEKPSA, encoded by the coding sequence GTGGTGATCTCTCCCGCCCCGTCCCGCCGCCCCTCGTGGGCCAGTCGCAACTACACGCTCCTCACCGCCGCCGCGATCATCACCAACCTCGGCGGCCACGGCGCGCTCATCGCGGCGGCGTTCGCCGTGCTCGACTCCGGGGGCGACGGCGGCGACGTCGGTCTGGTCGCCGCCGCCCGGACGCTGCCGCTGGTGCTGTTCCTGCTCGTCGGCGGCGCGGTGGCCGACCGGCTGCCGCGGCACCACGTCATGGTCGCCGCCAACGCCCTCAACTGCGTCTCCCAGGCCGCGTTCGCCGCCGTCGTGCTCGCCGGTGATCCGCAGCTGTGGCAGATGATGCTGCTCACCGCGCTCGGCGGTACCGGCCAGGCCTTCTTCGGGCCCGCGTCCGAGGGCATGCTCCTGTCGTCCGTCACCGGCGAGCAGGCCGGGCGCGCCTTCGCGCTGTACCGGATGGCCATGCAGGGCGCGGGCCTCGGCGGCGCGGCGCTCGGCGGCCTGCTGGTCGCGGTGATCGGGCCCGGCTGGGTGCTCGCCGTGGACGCGGTGGCGTTCGCCGCCGCGGGCGCGCTGCGCGTGTTCCTCGACGTCGGCCACATCCCGCGGCGCGCCCCCGGCGGCGGGCTGCTCGCCGATCTGCGGGACGGCTGGCGCGAGTTCGTCGGGCGGCCCTGGCTGTGGTCGATCGTGGCGCAGTTCTCGGTGGTGGTGGCGGTCGTCGGCGCGGCCGAGTCCGTGTTCGGGCCGCTGGTCGCCGAGGACGAGCTGGGCGGCGCGGGGCCGTGGGGGCTCGCGCTCGGGGCGTTCGGCGCGGGCACGGTCGGCGGGGCGCTCCTGATGATGCGCTGGAAGCCGCGGCGGCTGCTGCTCGCCGGTACGCTGTGCGTCTTCCCGCTGGCCGCGCCGTCCGCGGCGCTCGCGGTGCCGCTGCCGGTGGCCGGGCTCGCCGCGGTGATGTTCGTGAGCGGTGTCGCCATCGAGGTGTTCGGCGTCTCGTGGATGACGGCCATGCACCAGGAGATCCCGGAGGAGAAGCTGTCGCGCGTCGCGGCGTACGACTGGTTCGGCTCCGTGGCGATGGTGCCGCTGGCCACGGCGCTCGCAGGCCCCGCCGAGCAGACCTTCGGCCGGTCGAACTCCCTGTGGGGGTGCGCGATCCTCGTGGTCGTGGTGACGGCGGCGGTGCTGCTCGTGCCGGACGTGCGGAACCTGACGCGGCGCACGAACGCGGTGGTGGCCGCACAGGCACCGGCGGCCGAGGCGGCGACTTCGGTCCCGGTGCCGTCGGAGAAACCGTCGGCCTGA
- a CDS encoding carboxylesterase/lipase family protein translates to MAAVGVLMVAGAVGFAPEAARAGQPGRDGQVVSAGWAAQAGQAGQAGRTAQAGAGERGERAGSGGAGGSVVVRTDAGRVRGRVTDEGRRFLGIPYARQPVGALRWKEPRPVAPWHGVRAATEFGNRCVQTASWDPGYEKPSHTEDCLALNVYAPAGRAGPARTTDDARRPVLVWLHGGGLTAGAGEDVVPERFARTTGTVVVTVNYRLGALGFLASPALDGEASDGVSGNYGLLDQQAALRWVRANIGRFGGDPRRVTVAGESAGGRSVCTHLASPTGRGLFRAAVIQSGAYDNCAGRTRRQAAVDGAAFAGKAGCPDAATALACLRRKPAKDLLAAQAAFDWGPVVGGNFLPVQPEEAFERGSAAKVPVLNGANTDEGTLFAFAQFDGKGRPLTAERYPAVLEERYGAGLAERVARRYPLGRYPSPTHALAATIGDQLFACPALRLDRSLAGRGPVYAYEFADRTSPPFASLRDLGTDFAFGATHVNEVQYLFQHFGLRSPLNAEQRALARQMTAYWGSFIHSGVPRADGAPPAPDQRTHPGDTLSLRTGSAGGTTLDPAVHRAHHCALWDAAAPR, encoded by the coding sequence GTGGCGGCCGTCGGTGTGCTGATGGTGGCCGGGGCGGTGGGGTTCGCGCCGGAGGCGGCGCGGGCGGGGCAGCCGGGGCGGGACGGGCAGGTGGTGTCTGCCGGGTGGGCCGCGCAGGCCGGGCAGGCCGGGCAGGCAGGCCGGACCGCGCAGGCCGGGGCGGGGGAGCGGGGGGAGCGGGCCGGGTCCGGCGGCGCGGGTGGTTCCGTGGTGGTGCGGACCGACGCGGGTCGCGTACGCGGGCGGGTCACGGACGAGGGGCGCCGGTTCCTGGGGATTCCGTACGCGCGACAGCCCGTCGGTGCGCTGCGCTGGAAGGAGCCGCGCCCGGTCGCCCCGTGGCACGGCGTGCGCGCGGCCACGGAGTTCGGCAACCGCTGTGTGCAGACGGCGAGTTGGGACCCGGGGTACGAGAAGCCCAGTCACACGGAGGACTGTCTCGCGTTGAACGTGTACGCGCCCGCAGGGCGGGCCGGGCCCGCGCGGACCACGGACGACGCGCGGCGGCCCGTCCTCGTCTGGCTGCACGGCGGCGGGCTCACCGCGGGCGCGGGCGAGGACGTGGTACCGGAGCGCTTCGCCCGCACCACCGGCACCGTGGTGGTCACCGTCAACTACCGCCTGGGCGCCCTGGGCTTCCTCGCCTCACCGGCGCTCGACGGCGAGGCCTCCGACGGGGTGTCGGGGAACTACGGACTGCTCGACCAGCAAGCGGCGCTGCGCTGGGTGCGCGCCAACATCGGACGGTTCGGCGGCGACCCGCGGCGCGTGACCGTCGCGGGTGAGTCCGCGGGCGGACGCTCCGTCTGCACCCACCTCGCATCGCCGACCGGTCGCGGCCTGTTCCGCGCGGCCGTCATCCAGAGCGGGGCGTACGACAACTGTGCCGGCCGTACCCGGCGGCAGGCGGCCGTGGACGGCGCCGCGTTCGCCGGGAAGGCGGGCTGCCCGGACGCGGCCACCGCCCTCGCGTGCCTGCGGCGCAAGCCCGCCAAGGACCTCCTCGCGGCGCAGGCGGCGTTCGACTGGGGTCCGGTCGTCGGCGGGAACTTCCTGCCCGTACAGCCCGAGGAGGCGTTCGAGCGGGGCAGTGCGGCGAAGGTGCCCGTGCTGAACGGCGCGAACACCGACGAGGGCACGCTCTTCGCCTTCGCACAGTTCGACGGGAAGGGCAGGCCGCTCACCGCCGAGCGGTACCCGGCCGTCCTGGAGGAGAGGTACGGAGCCGGGCTCGCGGAGCGGGTGGCGCGCCGCTACCCGCTCGGCCGGTACCCCTCGCCCACGCACGCCCTCGCCGCGACCATCGGCGACCAGTTGTTCGCCTGCCCGGCCCTGCGGCTCGACCGCTCCCTGGCGGGGCGCGGGCCGGTCTACGCCTACGAGTTCGCGGACCGCACCTCGCCGCCCTTCGCCAGCCTGCGCGACCTGGGCACGGACTTCGCCTTCGGCGCCACGCACGTGAACGAAGTGCAATATCTGTTCCAACACTTCGGCCTGCGCTCGCCCCTGAACGCCGAACAGCGCGCCCTGGCCCGGCAGATGACCGCGTACTGGGGCTCCTTCATCCATTCCGGAGTGCCCCGCGCGGACGGCGCCCCACCGGCTCCCGACCAGCGCACTCACCCCGGTGACACCCTCTCGCTGCGCACCGGATCGGCGGGCGGCACCACGCTCGACCCGGCCGTGCACCGGGCGCACCACTGCGCTCTGTGGGACGCGGCCGCACCCCGCTGA
- a CDS encoding DedA family protein has product MHVQEWLENVPAVSVYLLVGLVIGLESLGIPLPGEIVLVSAALLSSQHGEVNPVILGSCAVAGAVIGDSIGYAIGRKGGRPLLAWLERKFPKHFSAANVGSAERSFQKWGMWAVFFGRFVALLRIFAGPLAGVLRMPYWKFAIANVLGGIVWAGGTTAVIYYIGVVAEDWLKRFSYVGLGIAVLIGIGSMLLVKRRAKKAAEEHAASAGAQVPGQAGAGAATGTDGAAAPAVGEAALAATRSSAGG; this is encoded by the coding sequence TTGCACGTCCAGGAGTGGCTGGAGAACGTACCGGCCGTCAGCGTCTACCTCCTCGTGGGCCTCGTCATCGGCCTGGAGTCACTGGGCATCCCGCTGCCCGGCGAGATCGTCCTCGTCTCCGCCGCGCTGCTCTCGTCGCAGCACGGCGAGGTGAACCCGGTGATCCTCGGCTCCTGCGCCGTCGCGGGCGCGGTGATCGGCGACTCCATCGGCTACGCGATCGGGCGCAAGGGCGGCCGACCACTCCTCGCCTGGCTGGAACGGAAGTTCCCCAAGCACTTCAGCGCGGCGAACGTCGGCAGCGCCGAGCGGTCGTTCCAGAAGTGGGGCATGTGGGCGGTCTTCTTCGGCCGCTTCGTGGCGCTCCTGCGGATCTTCGCCGGGCCGCTCGCCGGTGTGCTGCGGATGCCGTACTGGAAGTTCGCCATCGCCAACGTACTCGGCGGCATCGTGTGGGCGGGCGGCACCACCGCCGTGATCTATTACATCGGCGTGGTCGCGGAGGACTGGCTCAAGCGCTTCTCGTACGTCGGTCTCGGCATCGCCGTCCTCATCGGCATCGGCTCGATGCTGCTCGTGAAGCGGCGGGCCAAGAAGGCGGCGGAGGAGCACGCGGCGTCGGCCGGGGCCCAGGTGCCCGGGCAGGCGGGGGCCGGCGCGGCCACCGGGACGGACGGCGCTGCCGCCCCCGCCGTGGGCGAGGCGGCTCTCGCGGCCACCCGGAGCTCCGCCGGAGGCTGA
- a CDS encoding spermidine synthase, whose product MPEARTEASAAAPSDAEPVPVTRAVDHGTAKLLPDVDRARAWLLTVDGAPQSYVDLDEPTYLEFEYARRLGHFLDTVAAPGRPLGVVHLGGGALTLPRYVAVTRPGSRQDVVDADRGLLELVVEELPLPAGSGITTHGADARAWVEAAPAASADVVVGDAFGGSRVPAHLTSDAYARAVRRVLRADGCYAANLADGAPFAFLRSQLATFATVFEELALIAEPAVLRGRRFGNAVLLASREPVDVDALVRRTAADTFPARVVHGEALRGFIGDARVVRDADAEASPEPPDGAFSVG is encoded by the coding sequence ATACCCGAAGCGCGTACCGAGGCGTCGGCCGCCGCGCCCTCCGACGCGGAGCCGGTCCCCGTCACCCGCGCCGTCGACCACGGCACCGCGAAGCTGCTCCCCGACGTGGACCGGGCGCGCGCCTGGCTCCTGACCGTCGACGGGGCCCCGCAGTCCTACGTCGACCTGGACGAGCCCACCTACCTGGAGTTCGAGTACGCCCGCAGGCTCGGGCACTTCCTGGACACCGTCGCCGCGCCGGGCCGCCCGCTGGGCGTGGTGCACCTCGGTGGAGGCGCCCTCACGCTGCCGCGCTATGTCGCCGTGACCCGGCCGGGTTCGCGGCAGGACGTGGTCGACGCGGACCGGGGGCTGCTCGAACTCGTCGTCGAGGAACTGCCGCTGCCCGCGGGGTCCGGGATCACCACGCACGGCGCGGACGCCCGCGCCTGGGTGGAGGCCGCGCCCGCGGCGAGCGCCGACGTGGTCGTGGGCGACGCCTTCGGCGGCTCCCGGGTGCCCGCGCACCTCACGTCGGACGCGTACGCCCGTGCCGTGCGCCGTGTGCTGCGCGCGGACGGCTGCTACGCCGCGAACCTCGCCGACGGCGCTCCCTTCGCCTTCCTCCGCTCCCAACTGGCCACCTTCGCCACGGTCTTCGAGGAGCTCGCGCTGATCGCCGAGCCGGCCGTGCTGCGCGGCCGCCGCTTCGGCAACGCCGTGCTGCTCGCCTCCCGTGAACCGGTCGACGTGGACGCGCTCGTCCGGCGCACCGCCGCGGACACGTTCCCCGCGCGGGTCGTGCACGGGGAGGCGCTGCGGGGCTTCATCGGGGACGCTCGGGTCGTGCGGGACGCGGACGCCGAGGCCTCGCCGGAGCCGCCGGACGGGGCGTTCAGCGTCGGCTGA